In the genome of Candidatus Hydrogenedens sp., the window GCACAAAATAAACGATGCAGATTTTCTTGGTCGTATTCAAAAAGAAGGGGTTGTTTTTTTGAACGGGAAGAAAATAAAGTGTTACATACTTATGAAAAAGAATCCCTCTTTTGAGTTTTCTTTGTTATTGAATATTGGATTATAATTACGACATAATACAAGCATGTTTTTAAGTTAGAAGGGCATACAAAAAAATGTTTGTCGTTTTCGTGTATGTGCATGTTAAACCTGAATTCGTAGAAGCGTTTCGTATAGAATCGGAACACAACGCCCGAGAAAGTCGAAAAGAAGCGGGTGTTGTTCGTTTTGATATACTTCAACAGATGGACGACCCGACCCGATTTGTTTTGTATGAAGCCTATAAAGATGAAGATGGAGCAAAAGCACATAAAGAAACGGCACATTACGCAAAATGGCGTGATGCGGTTGCACCGATGATGGCGGAACCGCGATATAGTGTAAAATATAACTTCTGTTTGGAAATATAAAGAAAAAAATTTACCTTTTGGAGGACCCTTAAAGATGATAAAGAAATATGAATTAATGAACAGTGCATTAATCGTTTTACTGACCATTATCCTTTTTTCAGGTTGTGCTCGCACATTAAAAGATACCAGTGGATTTGCGGAAGAAAAGGTCTTTACTGTTAAGGCTCCTTTTGATAAAACATGGCAGGCGACAAAGGAAACTTTGCGAGAACTAAAATTGGAAATATATACCCGTGATAAACGAGGCGTCTTTGTTGCTTATGACCAGCCCAAGAGAGAATGGATGCAGTTGAGACGGATAAAATATGAAATTCAGTTAGGTTCGGTAAATTCTGAA includes:
- a CDS encoding antibiotic biosynthesis monooxygenase — encoded protein: MFVVFVYVHVKPEFVEAFRIESEHNARESRKEAGVVRFDILQQMDDPTRFVLYEAYKDEDGAKAHKETAHYAKWRDAVAPMMAEPRYSVKYNFCLEI
- the bamC gene encoding outer membrane protein assembly factor BamC codes for the protein MIKKYELMNSALIVLLTIILFSGCARTLKDTSGFAEEKVFTVKAPFDKTWQATKETLRELKLEIYTRDKRGVFVAYDQPKREWMQLRRIKYEIQLGSVNSEETRVLISAIKQVYGVTLLTSPDWHDRKITKKTKTDEIINKIMEKSGNKPETPPTEVKVQESKPSE